In Fundidesulfovibrio magnetotacticus, the genomic window GGCGCTCCCCGTCCTGGGGGACGAGGATGCCGGCGCGCAGCAGCAGGTCGGCGGGGAGGGTGTCGTCGTGCCCGATCATGGTGCGATTGTGCCCGCCGGACGTGGGAAGTCAAGTTTGAGCTTGCGCGGACCGGGAGGCTGGGGATACCCCGTCTCGTATGGATCGAATCCGGCTATGGATGCCGCTGGCGGGGCTGGCGGCCATTTTCATTGCGCGGGCGCGCTGGCCGGAGCAGGCCGTGGGGCTCGCGTGCGTGGTGGCTTCGCTCAATCTGGCCTGGGCCAGGGCCGCGACGCACCGTCTCCTGGCCGGACGCCCGCATGTTCGGACAACGCTGGCCTGGCTCTCCCTCGCGGATTCCTGGCTGCGGTGGATCGCCGCGGCCGCCCTGGGCTTCGTGGCTGCAGGGTGGGGACAGGACATGTGGGCAGGGCTTCGTGACGCCCTGGCAAACCCCATGCCCCTCAACGCAATGGAAGGGCGCGAGACCGTCAAAGCGTGGCTGCTGGCCCAGGGGGCGAACATCTATCCGTCCATGGAAGGCCACCCCTTCCTCGTGACCATCTATCCCCCCGTCTACCATGCGGCCACGGCAGCGAGCGCGCTCCTGACGGAATGGGGCATCGGCGCGGCCCGGCTGGCTAGCTTCGCGGCCCATCTGGCCCTGGCGGCGATGGCCGGGGCCTTCCTCCTTTGCTGGACGCGCTCCCGGACGGCGGCCCTCGGCGTTGCGCTCCTGGCCCTGGCCGAGCCCGTGCTGGCGGCCTGGGGCATTCACGCCCGGCCGGACATGCTGGCCTGGAGCCTAGCCCTGGGCGGGGCTTGGGCCTTTCTCCTGGCCTCCCGGGGGGGGCGGCGGGCCGCAAGGCTCGCCGTGTGCTCCGGCCTACTGTTCTGTCTGGCCCTGTACACGAAGCAACAGACCCTGCCGTGGCTGCTTGGGTGCCTGGCCTGGGGGGCGCTGGCCGGGCCGGCTGGGCGGCGCGCCGTCCCGTGGGCCGCAGGGACGGTCCTGGTTTCGGGGGGGGCTCTGTTGTGCGGGCTCTCGCTGGCCTTCGGGGAAGGTTTCCTGCGGGACGTGTTCCTCTATCCCCTGCGCATGAGCGCGGCCGCGGGGGTCAGTTCGGGGGAGAACCTTCTGGTGCGGGCCATGCAGGTCTGGGAGGCTTTCCGGCCCCTGTGGATTCTGGGGACGCTGGGCGCCGCGGCATCGATGCTTGCGCGTCGATGGGAGCTTCCCGCGGCGCTTCTGGTCATGAATGTCTTGTTTCTCCCCAGTCTGCTGGCCTCCTGGGGGGCGGACGTCAACTACGCCTTCGGAGCGCTGACGGCATCCCTCCTGGCCGCCGGCGGGCTCCTCGCCCGACTGGAACGGCTGCGCCCTTCCGGGCGCGCCCTGGCGCTGGGGGCGCTGCTCCTGGCGGTGCCGTCCCCGGGCGGCATACGGGATCGGACGGACGAGGGCTCGCGGCGCCTGGCGGCGCTGGACGGCCCCGTGCTGGCCAACACCGAAGGTGGCCATCTGTTCCTGGGCCGTCGCCCTGGGAAGGAGGTGGTCTTCTTCGACGCCATCGAAACCAGCCTCTACGAGCAGGCCGGATTCTGGCGGGCCGATTCCTCGGCCCTGGTGCGCGACATCGCCGCGCGCCGCTTCCGGCATGTGGCGCTTTTCGGCGATTTCGCCGCCAGGGCCGTCGCGGATGCCCTGGCCGTGTTCTACAAAGCCAGCGCCCAGGCCGGATTCTACCGCGTCCTGGTCCCCGATCCGGCCGCCAGGGTGCTTCGTGTGGGGCCCGGCGGGGGCGTTACCCCGGAAGACCAGGGGGCCGGGCTGTCCGTCCTGTTGGAGGATCTCGCTCAGGAGACGGAGGGTCTGGCACCGGCCCGGGAGGGTGTCCCGGGCTTCTTGCGCGTGACCTTCGACGCTATCGAGGCTCGACCCGGCATGGAGGCGCGGGCGCGCGTGCGTCTGGCGGGGGGCCGCGCCGGATGCGTGTTGCGCGACTCCCATGGAGCGGTGCTGGCCGCACGGCAGGCAGGGGGGGAGGGGAGTCGGGATCTGGTCCTCACGGCCCGGCCCGGCGAGGGGCCGGTCACGCTCGAAGTCTCGGTGGAGGGTAGGGCCTGGCTGGAAACGCAGTACGGCGCACTGGCCGTGCTGCGCCTCGGCGTGGGGGACTAGAAGAAGGCGCTCGTCTCCCTGGCCCAAAGCTGAGCCCAGGGACCCGTCAGGCGCACATGCGCCACCACCGGCGCGCCGGGGTCGTGACAGGCGACGGAGGCGCTCCAGCGCGCGCCGATGGGCGTCCATACGCCCTGCTTTCCCTGGAGCAGCGCCGCGCGCCTGGGCGTTCCGCCCTGCTCCAGCAGGAGTTCCACCGAGCTGTCCTCGCCGCTCACGCGCGGATAAAACGACATCTCGCGGCTTTGCGGGCGCACCTCGAAAAGCAGGGTTTGGCCGGGCCGCCCGGCAGGGACCGTGTAGAACTTCCAGTCCTGGGCGTCAGCCGTTTCCAGGCGCGGCTGTCCCGGCTCGGCCGCCAGGAGCCGTTGGGGCAGCGGTCCCGCCTGGGGCAGTTCCTGGTGCAGACCCTGCACCAGCACGGGCTGACGTCCCGCAAGGCATTCGAGCCGTTGCAGAACTCCCTTGAGCCCCCACCAGCCGGGATCGCGTGAGGCAAACCATCCCAGTACGGCAAAGTTGGCGGCCAGTGGGGCCAGCAGGTAACGCGTGACGAACGCTCGGCGGGAAAACAAAAGGCATTCTCCTGTTGTTTCAAGACCATGGCGCGGAGTCGCTTGACGAAATGCGCGGTTTCACGTAGCGGCACCAAGGCATACATATCATTTTCAGGAGAGAGCTGTCATGGACCTTCGCGCCTTGTTACGGGAAATTCCCGACGTGCCCAAGCCGGGCATCCTCTTCTTCGACATCACCCCGTTGCTGGGCGACGGCGTGGCCTTCCGCAAAGCCATCGACACCTTTGCCGAGCGTTTCGCCGACAAAGGCGCCACCAAGGTGGTCTGCGCCGAGGCGCGCGGCTTCATCTTCGGGGCGGCCCTGGCCTACAAGCTGGGCATCGGCTTCGTGCCCGTGCGCAAGCCGGGCAAGCTCCCCTGGAAGACCGCCTCCGTCACCTACGACCTGGAGTACGGCACCGACACCCTCTGCATGCACGAGGACGCCCTGCTGCACGGCGAAAAGGTCCTGGTGATCGACGACGTGCTGGCCACCGGCGGCACCCTCACGGGCATGCTCCAGCTCATGAAGAATTTCGAGGCCGAGATCGTGGGCATCGGCATCCTGGTGGAACTGTGCTTCCTCAACGGCCGCGACAAGCTCAACGGCCTGCCGCTGGACTCCATCATCCAGATCAGCTGAACGGCCCCGGCCCGACAGCTCAACCAGCCGGGCGCGGCCCGGCAAGGGAACCCGCAAGCGACATGAAGATCGGCATCATCGGCGGCAGCGGCCTGGACAACCCCGACATCCTGGAAAACCCCAGGGACTTCGAGGCGGACACCCCCTACGGCAAGCCCAACTCCACCCTGCGCCAGGGAACCATCAAGGGCCGCGACGTGGTGCTCCTGGCCCGCCATGGCCGGGGACACACCTGCCCCCCCACCTTCGTGAACTACCGGGGCAACATCCTGGCCCTCAAGGCCGCCGGGTGCACCCACATCCTGGCCACCACGGCCGTGGGCTCGCTCAAGGCCGAGATCAAACGCGGCGACCTGGTGGTGCTCGACCAGTTCATCGACTTCACCCGCCTGCGCCCCCTCACCTTCCACGAGCGCTTCGAGCCCCACTGCCCCGTGCACACCCCCATGGCCGACCCCTTCGACCAGGGCCTGCGCGAGAGGCTCATCGCGGCCTGCGCCAAGTTCGGCTACAGCCACCACCCCACCGGCACCGTGGTGACCATCGAAGGCCCGCGCTTCTCCACCCGCGCGGAATCCAACATGTTCCGCCAGTGGGGCGCGGACGTGATCAACATGAGCATCGCCACCGAGGCCATCCTGGCCGCCGAGGCGGGCATCCCCTACGCTGCGGTGGCCATGTCCACCGACTACGACTGCTGGAAGACCGACGAACCCCCCGTCACCTGGGAGGACATCCTGCACATCTTCAAGCAGAACGCGGAGAAGGTGACGGGCGTGCTCATCGAGGTGATCGCCGGCATGGAAGCCTCCAAGGCCTGATGCCGTGACCCGTCCCGCCTGCCTGCTCCTGCACGGGTTCGGCGGCGAACCCTTCGAGATGCTCCCCCTGGCCGAGGCCCTTTCGGCCAGGGGGTTTTGCGTGAGCGTCCCCCTGCTGCCGGGCCACGGCGAGTCCGTGGAGGCCTGGAACCGCACCGGCTGGCCGGACTGGCTGGCCTGCGCCGCCCGCGACTACGAGACCCTGGAGCGCGAACACGGCCGCGTGGCCGTGCTGGGGCTCTCCATGGGGGGGAGCCTTTCCCTGGCCCTGGCCCAGCGCTACCGGCCCGCCGCCGTGGTCACCATCGCCTCGCCCGTGTTCCTCTACCGCTTCTGGCCCCCGGCGGCCACGGACTGGCGGCTGCCGCTTCTGTCGCTGCTGCGCCGCTGGCGGCCCGTGTGGCCCAATGCCGCGCGCAAGGAGGAGTCGCGCCGCATCGCCCCCTGGCAGGGCTACGAGACGAGCACGGGCCTGAACGCCCTGGCCTCGCTGGAAGCGGGCCTGCGCGAGGTTCGGAGCTGCCTGGGCAAGGTGACGGCCCCGCTCCTGGCCCTGCACGCCGTGGGCGACAG contains:
- a CDS encoding adenine phosphoribosyltransferase, which gives rise to MDLRALLREIPDVPKPGILFFDITPLLGDGVAFRKAIDTFAERFADKGATKVVCAEARGFIFGAALAYKLGIGFVPVRKPGKLPWKTASVTYDLEYGTDTLCMHEDALLHGEKVLVIDDVLATGGTLTGMLQLMKNFEAEIVGIGILVELCFLNGRDKLNGLPLDSIIQIS
- the mtnP gene encoding S-methyl-5'-thioadenosine phosphorylase, which codes for MKIGIIGGSGLDNPDILENPRDFEADTPYGKPNSTLRQGTIKGRDVVLLARHGRGHTCPPTFVNYRGNILALKAAGCTHILATTAVGSLKAEIKRGDLVVLDQFIDFTRLRPLTFHERFEPHCPVHTPMADPFDQGLRERLIAACAKFGYSHHPTGTVVTIEGPRFSTRAESNMFRQWGADVINMSIATEAILAAEAGIPYAAVAMSTDYDCWKTDEPPVTWEDILHIFKQNAEKVTGVLIEVIAGMEASKA
- a CDS encoding alpha/beta hydrolase; translated protein: MTRPACLLLHGFGGEPFEMLPLAEALSARGFCVSVPLLPGHGESVEAWNRTGWPDWLACAARDYETLEREHGRVAVLGLSMGGSLSLALAQRYRPAAVVTIASPVFLYRFWPPAATDWRLPLLSLLRRWRPVWPNAARKEESRRIAPWQGYETSTGLNALASLEAGLREVRSCLGKVTAPLLALHAVGDSKVPIENLWEITGRTGSKTREAVVLRIDERVTSRHILTTHAETREEVARRSVGFVEGV